CTGGTCGCCAACTTAATGAAAGCCTATTCCAGCTCCATTGACGGATTGACCTGGATGAGTTCGGACACCAAGGCCAAAGCACACGAAAAACTTGATCACTACATGGTCAAGATCGGCTATCCATCGAAGTGGCGCGATTACAGTGCATTGGAAGCAAAGGCTGACGATTTGTTCGGCAACGCCATTCGAGGTGCTCAGTTTGCCTGGCGATTCAATATCGGCCATTTGGGCAAAACAGTCGATCGTACCGAATGGGGTATGACGCCGCAGACGGTCAATGCTTACTACAATCCTTCTCTGAATGAGATTGTATTCCCGGCCGCGATTCTGCAACCTCCTTTCTTTAATCCCGAGGCAGAAGATGCAGTGAATTATGGCGGCATCGGCGCGGTGATCGGTCATGAAATCAGCCACGGCTTTGATGATCAGGGCGCGCAGTTTGACGCTTATGGAAATCTGAAAAACTGGTGGACTGCCGCAGATAAAAAGGCGTTTGATGCCCTGACAACCCGCCTGGTGAAGCAATACGATGCCTATGAACCGCTCCCGGGTAAGCATATCAATGGCAAGCTGACACTGGGCGAGAACATCGCTGATTTGTCGGGTTTGCAAATCGCCTATAAAGGCTACCAGCTCTCACTAAATGGTCAGCCCGCGCCCGTGCTGGATGGTTTTACGGGTGAGCAACGCTTTTTCCTGGGATTTTCTCAGGTGTGGCGCGGCAAGATGCAGGACGAACTCCTGCTGAACCTGCTCACGACCAATCCCCATTCCCCCGAGGCGTTCCGAGTGATTGGTGCGAGCGTCAACAGTGACGCCTTCCAGTCCGCTTTTGCTGTCAAACCGGGCGATAAGATGTACAAGGCTCCGTCCGAGCGGATTCGAATCTGGTAAGCCTTTCCCAAGACTTCACGCCCCGCTTCGTCGGGGCGTTTTACTGCCTAAGGATGATTCAGTTCACTCAGCGACTCCAGTGGAACTGAGCATGGCCCATAGCACACCTCGACCTCCTTCATGCTTCGCACATATCGGCTAGATCGCATTGCCGGCGTAAAGCGAGTTTGCTTGAAGGCGTTGATCACCTGCTGTTGATCCATCTCCGGCGGATTGGCAGAGAGTACCTCTACAGCATCCACGACGCCGCTCTCGTTAATCTTGATCTGAATCCGCATCACTCCGACAAGCTGGTGGCGCGCAGGCTGCAGCCCCTCCTCAGGCGGAACCAGCTGTACGGCATTCAATGGCTGTGCGAGCTGATCCAGTTCGGCTGCTGGATAATAGGTTGGATCGACATCCAGTAGGGGTTTGATTGGTTCGGTAGGTGATGCTTCTGCGGGTGATTTCGGTAATTCAAATTTGTCAGGCAGCGGATTGGAAAATTCGCCCCCCTTCAAGATGATTGTTTGCCGCAACCTAGGTTCGTCACGATGCTGAAGATTCACCATCAAGGTCTGGATACCCACTTGAGGCTGATACGATCGGGGCGAGGGTGCGAGAAAAAAAAACACCCCGCCGTGCAGCATCAGCGAAATCGCCGACGTGATCACGATGGGGTATTTCATGGTTGAGTCTTGATCTAGCTAAGCAGCGATTTAAGACTTCTTGCCCATTGATAATTGCGTTTCAAATGTAGCAGAATCAATGGCACCCGGAATGATCTGACCGTTTTCAAAGACAATCGTCGGGGTCGCATTCACACCAATATCTTCACCTACCTTTTGCAGGGCGCTGATCGGATGAGCGCAATCCCCCTTGTTATCAGGCAGTGTGCCGTTGAACATCCAGTTATTCCATGCAACCAGCTTATCTTCAGCACACCAGATCAGCGCGGACTTGCGGGCGGCATCCGGATGCAGCGAGGCAATCGGGAAAACAAAATTATAGATCGTGACATTATCCAACTTGGACAGGGTTTCCTGCTCCAGCTTCTTGCAGAACGGGCAATCCGGGTCGGAGAATACAGCTACGCGACGCGAGCCATTGCCCTTGACTACCTTGATGGCAGACTCAAAGGGCAATTTATTGAAGTCTGTCTTCATCAGCTCATTCATGCGCTCTTCGGTGAGACTCACCTGACGCTTGAGGTCAACCATATCGCCAACAAACATAAAATCTGCCTTGGCATCGGTATAGACGACCTGACGAGGCGCAATCACTACCTCAAACACGCCCTTGACTGGTGACGGGCGCACCGACTCGATCTTGCGCTGAGGCAATTTCTTTTGCACGGCCGACTTAACCGATTCGGTTTCATTCGCCGCGTTCGCACAAGCAGCAAAGGTCAGCACGGTGGCAAGTGCCAGCACAGTACGGGAGAGCGGAAAAGAAACATTCATTGAATAATCTTTCTGGTACTTATCAAGAGTAGGGAGTCAGACTGAGTCCGGACGATGCAACAGTAAGCGCTGAGGTGCGACAGGAGCAAGCTCGCCCGGCTGGCAAATTGTACCGTTCGTCACGCACCTCGCCAAATAGGGTGCATCAAGTAGATTTGAGCGCTAACCGTGTTTTGCCCGAAGGCGGATTTTTATCGAAGTAGCGCTTGATGCCGGTCAGCAATGCATTCGCCATTTTGTGCTGATACGCATCATCCTTGAGCTTGGCTTCCTCTTCCGGATTGGAGATGAATGCAGTTTCAACCAAGATCGATGGAATATCCGGGGCTTTCAGCACGGCAAATGCAGCTTGCTCGACTTGTCCGCGATGCAGGGTATTGATGCCACCAATTTCATTCAGCATCGCTTTGCCGAGTTTCAGACTGTCATTGATCGTGGCTGTTTGCGTCAAATCGAAGAGTGTGTGCGCAAGATAGCGATCACGGCCATCCAAGCGCATACCGCCGATTAAATCGGCATCATTTTGCGATTTGGCCAACCACTTTGCAGCGGTCGATGTCGCACCACCTTCGCTCAGCGCATATACAGACGAACCGCGCGCATCACGTCGGGTCACGGCATCGGCATGAATAGACACAAACAAGTCCGCCGCAGCCTTTCGTGCCTTGAGTACTCGCTCACCCAGCGGCACGAAATAGTCGTCATCGCGCGTCAGCACCGCACGCATCCCCTTTTGCGCATCGATCTTGGCCTTGAGCTTCTGGGCAATCGCCAGCACGATCGTTTTCTCGTAGGTGCCAGATTTGCCGATCGCCCCCGGATCTTCGCCGCCATGGCCGGGATCAATGACCACTGTAATGAGGCGGTCAACATCCAGTTTTTCCGGCGCTTTGTCTTCCTTGCGACTTTTCACTTCCTGAACAGGCTTACTAGCCGCCCCCTCGGGCACATCCATATCAGCAAACGCCATCAAGGGGTCATCGACCTTGGCCGGAAACAAATCAATTACCAGACGATGCTTGTATTCACCATACGGTTGCAAGGTAAATACCTGCGGCTTCACTTCTGCCTTAAGATCAAGCACCACCCGCACGGTGCCGGGCTTGAAGCGGCCAGCACGCAATTGCTTGACGTAGGGATCATCTGCGCCGATGCGCGCACCGATATTGGCTAGTTCACTGCCCCAGCTGATGCCATCCATGTCGACCACCAGCCGAGCAGGATCGGGCACCATAAACTGGTTGAACTGCAGGGGTGCGTTTGATTCGATGGTGATGCGGGTATAGGCGCGCGCAGGCCAGACGCGAACGGCCAGCACCGATGCGGACTCTTCATTCTTACCCTGTGTTGCCGCCACAACGGGCAGCAACAGGGTTGCCACAGCGCCTTGCAGCAGGCGCCGCCGCTTTATATCTGGCGAGAAGCGATCAATTGCTCGAGACATCTGCTTCCTGTTTCTGTTTGCGCTTCAATCAGCACATGGCGCCCGTCACCCTCTGGCGCGAGCGAGATTTGCCAGTCCGGCACAGGCAGCAAACCCTCTGCCTTTTGCGGCCATTCGATCAGACAAATGCTGTCCGGATGGAATAATTCCCTAAATCCGGCGTCTTCCCATTCCTCTGGATCGGCAAATCTATACAAATCAAAGTGATGCAAGTATAAGTTCGAAATTACGTAAGGTTCAACCAAAGTATAGGTCGGACTCTTGACGCGTCCAGAAAAACCACACCCGCGCAAGATCCCGCGCGTCAGCGTTGTTTTTCCCGCACCCAGATCGCCCAATAACCAGATACTGGTGCCGCCTTGCAGCACAGCCGCGATCTGCTCACCGAGCGCCAACGTCGCCGTTTCATCCGCCAGATGGGCAGACAGCGTATGATATTGCGCATGCATGATGAACACTCCCTTGACTGGGCCGATCTCAAAGCCCGTATTGTACGCTGGTCCTGCGAATTGGGCTTTGATGACATGCGCATTAGCGATGCCACACTGCCCCCCGAAGCCGAAGCACGCCTGCAGGCGTGGCTGGATGCCGGTTTTCATGGTGAAATGGACTATATGGCCGCGCATGGCATGAAGCGTGCACGCGCCAAAGAATTGGTTCCCGGCACGATCCGCGTCATCAGCGTGCGCATGAACTATCTACCGCCGGATGCAGCCGACAGCGGCACCATCATGGCAGACAGTCATCAAGCCTTTATTTCGCGCTACGCGCTGGGCCGCGATTATCACAAAGTCCTGCGCAATCGCCTACAGAAGCTTGCAGAAAAAATCAGCAATGAGACAGGCGCCTTTGCCTTCCGCGCCTTTACGGACTCAGCACCGGTATTGGAAGTTGAGACCGCGACGCAGGCCGGACTGGGCTGGCGAGGCAAGCACACCCTTTTGCTGACGCGCGAACATGGCTCATTTTTCTTTCTGGGTGAACTGTTTGTAGATTTACCCCTGCCCATTGACCCGCCGCTTGCACAGGATCACTGCGGTCGCTGCACCAAATGCATCGACGTCTGCCCCACTGGCGCCATCGTTGCCCCCTATCAGGTGGATGCCCGCAAATGTATCTCCTACCTGACCATCGAGCTCAAAGGCAGCATCCCCGAGGTATATCGCCCCATGATCGGCAATCGCGTCTATGGCTGCGACGACTGCCAGCTGCACTGCCCGTGGAACCGCTTTGCCCAGACATCGCCCATGGAGGACTTTGCGATCCGCAACGGGCTCGACAAGGCTACCTTGGTCGATCTGTTTGCATGGGATGAGGCTACCTTCAAAGCCAATATGGCCGGCAGCGCCATTTACCGGATCGGACATGCTCAGTGGCTACGCAATCTGGCGGTGGGATTGGGCAATGCCGAGACCTCGCCCGAGATCATCGCCGTACTTACCGCACGGCTGAATGATGCCGATGAAGTCGTGCGCGAACATGTTCGCTGGGCGCTGGCGCGGCATGGTGTGAATCTGCTCACCTGAAATGCGCGGCGCAGAGTAAAATCAGCGCTTTTCCAGCCGACTGTTTTTGTCTATGTCGCAATCACTCGCCTCACGCCCGATCGGCGTGTTCGATTCGGGGATCGGGGGCCTGACGGTTACCCGCGCGCTGATGGAGCGCATGCCCTTCGAGAACATCATTTATTTTGGCGATACTGCCCGCGTCCCCTATGGCGTGAAATCGGTTGCGACCATTGAGCAATTTACCAGCCAGATTGTCGACTTCCTGCTGGAAAAAGAGGTAAAAGCACTGGTGATTGCCTGCAATACGATTTCAGCAGTGGCGGGCAATCACGTGCGCAAGCGGGTGCCCGTACCGGTTTTCGACGTAATCGATTCCGGCGCACGCGATGCAATCTCCATGTCGCGCAACAACAGCATCGGCGTAATTGCCACTCCGACTACCGTGAACGCCAATGCCTACGCTCGCGCCATTCACGGCCTACAGGCAGATGCTCGCGTCTATTCACAAGCGTGCCCGCTCCTGGTACCACTGGTAGAGGAAGGCTGGCTGGATCACCCGGTGACACGTCTGACCGTCCAGGAATACCTCAAGCCCGTGCGCGCCGAAGGCATCGACACGCTGGTGCTGGGCTGTACCCACTATCCATTACTCAAGCCACTGATTGGCGAGCTGGCAGGAGACAGCATCAAACTGGTTGACTCCGCTGTGAGCGTCGCCGATCAGGTCGCCCGCACCTTGGCCGAGCAAGGCCTGTGCACCCCCAATCGCGACGAAGCGGATTATCGTTATTATGTGACTGATATCCCGCTGCGCTTTCAGACCGTGGCCGAGCGATTTCTCGGCCGCACGCTGCGCCATATCGAGATGGCCCAGCTGTAAGACATGCGCCCGCCGATTGGCGGCGGGCAGTTTCAGTCTATGCATGCTAAAATAGCCTGTTTTTTAGTACCTTTTTGTATCCAGAGTGCCGGATTCATCAAAATCTGCCGCTCAGCACAAACGAGATGCCGCCCATGTTGTCAGCCCTTACCGCCCTGTCCCCCCTTGATGGCCGCTATCAGAAAAGCGTCGACGCCCTGCGCGACAGCTTCAGCGAATATGCCCTGATCAAACAACGCATCAAGGTTGAAATCGAATGGCTGAAGGCACTGGCCAATGAGCCGGGCATTGTCGATGTGCCTGCATTCTCCGCAGCCACGATTGCAGAACTGGACGCTGTTGCTATTGGTTTCGCCGAGGAACACGCCGCCGAAGTGAAGGCGATCGAAGCGCGCACCAATCATGACGTGAAGGCAGTGGAATACTGGCTGAAGGAACGCTTCGCCAACAACGCTGAAATCGCCCCGGTGCAAGAGTTCTTCCACTTCGCCTGCACCTCTGAAGACATCAATAATCTGTCGCACGCACTGATGCTGAAGCATGGTCGTGACCAGGTGATGCTGCCCAAACTGCAGGAAGTCGCAGCCAAGCTGAAGGACATCGCGCACGATCTGGCTGACAACGCCATGATGTCACGCACCCACGGCCAGCCAGCCACCCCCACCACCATGGGCAAGGAAATTGCCAATGTGGCCTACCGTCTGGATCGCCAGATCGAGCGCATTGCTGCCGTTGAGTTGCTGGGCAAGATCAATGGTGCGGTGGGTAACTACAATGCGCATCTGGTGGCTTACCCGGATGTCAACTGGCCTGCCTTTGCACAAAAGTTTGTCGAGTCGCTCGGCATTACCTTCAACCCGTACACCATCCAGATCGAACCGCACGATTACATGAGCGAATTGTTCGATGATCTGGCGCGCGTCAACACGATCCTGATCGACATGAACCGCGACATCTGGGGTTACATCTCCCTTGGCTTCTTCAAGCAGAAGGTGAAGGCCGGTGAAGTCGGTAGCTCCACCATGCCGCACAAAGTGAACCCGATCGACTTCGAAAATGCTGAAGGCAATCTGGGCATGTCCACGGCGCTCCTGACTCACCTGAGCCAGAAGCTGCCGATTTCACGCTGGCAGCGCGACCTGACCGACTCCACCGTTCTGCGCAATATGGGCGTGGCATTCGGCTATGCGCTGCTGGGTTATGTATCTGCCCTGCGCGGCCTGAACAAGCTGGAAGCCAATCCGCAATCCATGCTGAATGATCTGGACGAAAACTGGGAAGTGCTGGCCGAGCCGATCCAGACCGTGATGCGTCGCTACAAGGTGGCGAATGCATACGAACAGCTTAAAGATCTGACGCGTGGCAAGGGTGGTATCAATCGCGATACCCTGCACGCATTCATCAGCGGTCTGGCCATTCCGGATGCAGACAAGGCGCGTCTGCTGGCTCTGACGCCATCCACCTATATCGGATGTGCAACAGAACTCGCGCGCAAAGTCTGAGTCTGATACAACACGCATAAAACGATTCGCGGGAGAATAAGCGTGAGCAAGAAAAAGCTCGTTGTAGCGGGCAGTGTGACCGGTGCATTGATTGCAGGCTGGCTGGGCGCCACCTGGTGGTCCGGCCTTGAAGCCGAAAAGACGCTGGCGAAGCAGCATAAAATGATTGCCGACCTGCCCTACTTCACGGTGAAAAAACACGAATACACCCGTGGTTTTTTCAGCTCACGCGAATCCACCACGATTACGCTGAACGACAGCATGCTGCGTCCGGCGCTGGAAATGGCCAAGCTGGCCGGTCACGAGATCCCGAAGCTGGAACTCACCTACACCCAGACCGTCAAGCACGGCCCTTTCCCGCTTATCTCCAGCGGTAGCTTTGCGCTCCTGAAAGCCGATGTCACCACCGACGTCCAATTCAGCGAGGACACCCGCAAGTTCCTCGGCAAAGTATTTGGCGATCAGAAGCCACTGCAGCTTGAAAATCGCGTGCATTTCGGCGACAGCGGCGAGTTCCTGATTACCATCCCCAAATTCGCCTATGAAGAGACGCTGGCCAAGGTTAAGGCCGACTGGCAGGGACTGGAAGCGCGTATCGCATACGATGGCGACTTCAACAAGGTGGACGTAGATGCCCAGGCACCCGGCCTCCACTTTGAGGCCAATGGGCAAGTCAGTCTTGATCTGAAGGGGCTCAAGTTTGTTGCTCACAATGCTCGCGGCGCATCGGGCGTCATGCTGGGCAAAGGCGACCTGACCCTGGAACGTGTCAACTTCAAGCGAGTAGAGGAAGGCAAGGAGCCTGTCGAAGCGTCGCTTGAACAGTTTGCCTACATGGTCAAGAGTGAGCCGGAAGGTGATTTCGTCAACTCGAGTGGCGATTTCTCTCTGAAGCAGTTTGCGCTCAACGGCAAGATTTACGGCCCAGCCAGACTCGCTGTCTCCGCCAAACATATCCACGGCCCGACGCTGGCCAAGCTCTCAAGCGAGATCTCCCGTATCCAGCGCGAAGTACCTATCGAACAGCAACCTGCCAAGATCATCGAGCTGGCGCGCAAAGAGGGGCAGCCACTCTTCAAGAACAACCTGACGCTCGCCATTGATGAACTGTCGGTCAAGCTACCCGAGGGAGATATGAACCTGAAGGCCAAGCTTTCTACGCAGGGTTATCAGGATGGCGACTTCGATGCCCCGCGCAAGCTGCTTTCCCACCTGCGCGCAAACGCAGAGATGAAGATGCCACGTCGTGTCATCGAAATCATCAGCCTGTGGAAATTCCGCGGCATGATTGCAGCACCAGAAGAGGCCACCAAGGAAGATCAGGAAGATCTCGATAATCTGGCCAAGGGCTTAGTAGACCAGTACATCAAACAATTGACTGCACAACAGTTGATTGAAGTAGACGGCGATATCCTGAAGACACGTGCAGACTGGAATGGCGAAAAGCTGGAAATTAATGGCAAGGACTTCCCCTTGCCCTGGCTCGGACCACAGGATCCTGCACCTGCTCGTTAAACGAGTTAGTCGCTAAACAGAACAAGGCTCGCTTACTCGCGAGCCTTGTTTGCATGTGGGGTCACAGCTGCGCGTTGCAAATAATCACCGTCAGGTGACGCTACAGGCTGCACCGCCAAGGCCAACTCAAGGCGCAATGCCAAGTGCGAATGGATGGCATCTACCGAATGAGGTGATGGCATCTGCTGATCACCGGGGCACATCATCGCGACAGCTTCTTCGCGACCCGTTTCCATGTCGAATATCTTGCCCATTTCAGCCTCCAGACCGGTATGCGGTTGATCGCTATCACACTTTGAATATCGGCATTTCCTAATGAAAATTCAACATCTTACTTTGCATACTTGTACGAGAAGTCGATATGTTCGATGAACGGATCAGTTACATCGAGCTTTCTCATTAATGTCTCTTCCAAGCAAGCAGATTTTCACGACTTGTTCCCCTCGCACAACAGTTGTATCCCATTTGACCACGTTTTGTTGCAGATAGAACAGCACTCCACAGATAATCAGCGGGCACATTTCAGTAGGTAGCTGCAAACCAACGGCTACCCACCTGGAGGCTGCTGATCAGTACTCTGTTCGGTAGTCAGCCACTCAGCCAACTACAAGAGGTTCAAAATGAAACTCAAGCAACTCGCGTATGCCGTCAGCCTGATTGGCTTCGCTGGTACACTCGCTCCCCTCGCACACGCAGCAGATGAAGCCGCAGTGAAGAAGGTCGACAAGATCGAAGTGACCGGTTCCTCGATCAAGCGCACCGCCAAGGAAGGCGCACTGCCTGTTCAGTCGATTTCCAAAGACGATATCGCCAAGAGCGGTGTGACCAATGTTCAAGATCTGATCCAGAACATCTCGGCATTCTCCACCTCCGGCTCGACTGCTACCGCATCCGTCGCTGGTACCGGCACATTTGGTCTGTCCTCGCCGTCCCTGCGCGGTCTGGGCAGCAACCGTACGCTGGTACTGGTGAATGGTCGCCGTCTGGCACCTGCAGCTGGTAATGATGGTTCCTCCATCGACATGAACGCGATCCCGATCTCCGCTATCGAGCGCGTTGAAGTACTGAAGGATGGCGCATCCGGCGTGTACGGTGCAGACGCGATTGCTGGTGTGATTAACTTCATCCTGTCTAAGAGCTACCGCGGTTTCATGGTCGATGGCTCCTATGGCACGCCGAGCGATGAAGGTGGCGGTTCCAACAGCCGTGCCGACTTCGTCGTTGGCTTTGGTGATCTGGATGCAGATCGCTTCAATGTGACGCTGACTGGTTCCATGGAAAAGGAATCGCGTCTGTGGGCCAAGGATCGCGCATACGCCAAGACTGCTCTGAACGAACCGTACTACTCCGGTAGCGCAACTGGTCAGGGTAACATCCAAGGTGCATGGGACGAAGTAAACCACAAGCCGACAGCAGACTACGTCAAGGGTACTGCTAGCGCAGGTTACGGTAACCCTGCAGCTACCAAGGGTTGTGACTCGATTGGCATGTTCAATGCCGGCAAGACCAAGCTGGGCGCAAGTGCTTACTGCCAGTTTGATAGCGCAGGCTATGTTGCCCTGATCCCGCAACGCGAACTGACCAATCTGGTTGGCAATGGCGTCTTCAAGATTAACGAAGAATGGCAAGCTTTCGGCGACTTCATCTACTCGAAGTCCAAGGTGTTCGAGTCGTACCAGAACTCCCCGATGCGTTCCAGCTTCTTCGATACCGACTCGAACTTTGCTGCACTCGGCGTCGACAAGGCTTTGCTTCTGCGTCCGACCAATCCGAATTACGCCACAGCCGCCGCCTGGCTGAAGGCCAATGGCTTTAGCAGCCTGGTGGGTCAACCGCTGGGTATCACTGCGCGTAGCGCAGGCCTGGGTAACCGCGAAGCAACCAGCGAACGTACCCAAACCCGCCAAACAATCGGCGTGCGTGGCACGATTGCCGGTCAGGACGTTGAATTGGCCGCTTCCCGCAATGAAGCGAAGCTGGACTACCTGATCACCAAGGGCTACTTCCGTCAGGCAGTATGGGTTAAGGTCATCAATGACACCAACTCGTGGAACCCATGGGCGCCGGATGGTCTGGGTAACGCCGCACTGCAAGACAAGCTGAAGGCCGAAGCTCAGTACACCGGTAACGCCATGAGCGGTACCTCGAAGACCAACTCGGTTGACTTCAAGGCAACGGGCGAACTGCTGCAAATCGCAGGCAACCCACTGTCTTACGCTGCTGGTGCCCAGTACCGCAAGGACAACTTCATCCTGACTCCGTCTGACGAGTACAGCTCAGGCGCGATTTCCGGTCTGGGTGGTTCAATTGTTCCGATGGATAAGAGCCGTGAAGTGAAGGCACTGTTCTCCGAACTCAGCCTGCCGATCGGTTCGACAATCGAGCTGAACGCTGCACTGCGTAGCGACCGCTATGATGATGTTGGCAACACCAACAACTACAAGGTGAGCGCACGCTGGCAACCGAGCGAGATGCTGGTGGTTCGTGCCTCTAACGGTACCGGCTTCCGTGCTCCGACCCTGACCGATCTGTGGTACCCGCAAACCGAAGGTACTTCGGCAGGCTTCACCGATCCGGCAACTAACTCCAAAAACATTCAGGTGACCACCAAGACTGGCGGTAACCCTGGTCTGAAGCCGGAAAAATCCGACCAAACCAGCGTTGGCTTCGTATTCCAGCCAACCCGTACCATCAGCGGCTCGGTTGATCTGTGGAAGATCAAGGTTAAGGATATCATTGCTACACCGTCGGTTCAGGAAGTGGTATCTGGCTTCCGCGCTGGCAAGGGTATCTACCAAGGTCTGGTGACACTGGATGCCAAGAACAATGTGACCTACGTGGTGAATCTGACCCAGAACCTGGGTACAGCTGACGTGCGTGGCGCCGACATTGACTTGACATGGGCTGATCGCTTCAGTTTCGGTCGCCTGTCCGCTAACCTGAACGGTACCTATCTGGATCAGTTCGACCAAACCTTCGCAGATGGCACCATCTCGAACAAGGTGGGTCGCGTAGCTGACGACCAGGGTAACCCGGTTCTGGGCGGTGATAATGGTGGTGTGAACCTGAAGTGGAAGCACCGTCTGACATTCAACTGGAGCCAAGGCCCGTGGAGTGCTGGTGTTGCTCAAAACTTCATCCTGCACTACGGCGATGCACCGGATCTGGACGGCAACCCGCACAATGTTCCGAGCTACTCCCTGTTTGATCTGAACGTTGGCTACACCGGCGTGAAGAATCTGCGTCTGGGTCTGGTGGTGAACAATGTGATGAACAAGAAGCCGCCAGTTGCGATCTACCCATCGCAATTTGCCAACAGCTTCATCTACGGCTATGACTTCTACAACTACAACCCGCGTGGCCGCTTCATCAGCACCACTGCGAGCTACAAGTTCTGGTAAGTCGTCCAGCTAAGTGCTTGAGTGCATAGCAAACGCCGGTGGCCTGATGGTCACCGGCGTTTTTCATTTCTCGGCATGACGGGCCTGCCACACCTGACAATCCGCGCTAACCCAACTGTCACCTACCGGTCATACTTTGCTCGTAAGATCATCGCTACGCTAAACCGTTGAACTCACACAAAGTAAGGAGTCAATATGTCTGCTGTTGGCACACGTGAAGAGCGCAAGCATGGCGAGCCCGATTCTGCGGTTCACCTCAGTGCATTGATGAAAGCGCCGCCGACCAGCAAGGAGGTGCATGCAGAACGGATGAGCCGACGCGGAGAGACGCGCAGGCGAGTGGAGGACTTGATACTGGCAAAAAATCAGGTCGGCGATTTATGGTAGACGCACAATCAA
The nucleotide sequence above comes from Burkholderiaceae bacterium DAT-1. Encoded proteins:
- a CDS encoding TonB-dependent receptor; its protein translation is MKLKQLAYAVSLIGFAGTLAPLAHAADEAAVKKVDKIEVTGSSIKRTAKEGALPVQSISKDDIAKSGVTNVQDLIQNISAFSTSGSTATASVAGTGTFGLSSPSLRGLGSNRTLVLVNGRRLAPAAGNDGSSIDMNAIPISAIERVEVLKDGASGVYGADAIAGVINFILSKSYRGFMVDGSYGTPSDEGGGSNSRADFVVGFGDLDADRFNVTLTGSMEKESRLWAKDRAYAKTALNEPYYSGSATGQGNIQGAWDEVNHKPTADYVKGTASAGYGNPAATKGCDSIGMFNAGKTKLGASAYCQFDSAGYVALIPQRELTNLVGNGVFKINEEWQAFGDFIYSKSKVFESYQNSPMRSSFFDTDSNFAALGVDKALLLRPTNPNYATAAAWLKANGFSSLVGQPLGITARSAGLGNREATSERTQTRQTIGVRGTIAGQDVELAASRNEAKLDYLITKGYFRQAVWVKVINDTNSWNPWAPDGLGNAALQDKLKAEAQYTGNAMSGTSKTNSVDFKATGELLQIAGNPLSYAAGAQYRKDNFILTPSDEYSSGAISGLGGSIVPMDKSREVKALFSELSLPIGSTIELNAALRSDRYDDVGNTNNYKVSARWQPSEMLVVRASNGTGFRAPTLTDLWYPQTEGTSAGFTDPATNSKNIQVTTKTGGNPGLKPEKSDQTSVGFVFQPTRTISGSVDLWKIKVKDIIATPSVQEVVSGFRAGKGIYQGLVTLDAKNNVTYVVNLTQNLGTADVRGADIDLTWADRFSFGRLSANLNGTYLDQFDQTFADGTISNKVGRVADDQGNPVLGGDNGGVNLKWKHRLTFNWSQGPWSAGVAQNFILHYGDAPDLDGNPHNVPSYSLFDLNVGYTGVKNLRLGLVVNNVMNKKPPVAIYPSQFANSFIYGYDFYNYNPRGRFISTTASYKFW